The nucleotide sequence cttccttaTGATGACCCCTACCCTCCTCCTTACCTCCACTCCATTTATAATGTGCTATCAGAAAGGTTCCCTGACTGCCATGAAAAAAAAATAGGTGCCAGTCAACCTTAATAAGCTTGACTGGCAATCATGGCATTATCAATGACAATGTCTAGCTACCACCTCCACCCGCACAGCAGGTGTCTCTTGCTTTATGCAGTCTGTCGGTTTCATGCCCATCATCACTTCATTCTGTGTAACACATTTTGTAACCACTATCAGCATACAGAGAATGCATTTCAGACTTATCGAATTACTGATTGAAATAGGACATGGCATAACTAATGCACATAAGGCAAACCTTCATAAATTGAGAGAAACCTGTGTGTTATTTTCTCTTGAAATATAAGAAAACAACCTGCAATATGCAGGTGCATTCTGCAATTATAGCAAAATAGAATGCTTTATATATTTGTTGGGTTCAAAAATTCTGTACTTAGCTTGTTTAGCAAGAACTGTGGCTTGCGCTGCTGCCCACAATGAGACTAATGGTTAATATTCACCAAAGACCTGAAATACCTTGGTGACTAATATCATCTCCTCAGCCAACCTAGTTTTTAGCCTGATGTCCAAGACTTGGTAGTTTGTTTTCCAAAATTCATCAAGGCTTGTGTTCTTGTGTGATTgtattggtctgaggaattagacctgtcggtcttcttcctcagaccgaacctaattaccccccaatttcccctcccctatcccatcctcccctttttcctttcctcctcctcttccccacccctcccttttgcccttcctctttttggcctttgggatttctcccacaggctcgctagttcctaggtaggggaaagaataccggggtccatcccattccgttgaggttcttggcggtggtgtagtttgccgtggaatctggatcgcctggggatgtcccgatccctctccggtatcccggagtagctttgggtgtctttcgggtgacgggtgtatctctggaagccacctttcggattctggggatggtggccgaaggaggtatgctttgtggcggatatccggccaccctctcttttgtccaccgaggtagcttggcagttctgaggttgctatcccggattgctggtttactggcacgaagggtagggtatggcacgggttccatgctgcatctgcgctactagcggtgctgaggtcctcttgggcccggagggagatttccggccctttcattcctcctgggaactattcctccccgctccccccattttttattcttttttttatttttattttcttttcatcttccttttttttcttaaaaacaaaaagcaaaggagtaacctaaccatggagaacccaatccatgaacccactacccccgggccccttcttgatactgcaccccattctgaccctgccttgtttttagaccactcttcggacactcctgatgccccctgtacctcttgctggtgctgtttcctcacccgcttcagttaccggggcttcgactgactccttcgatttgtctgaactccactctcctttgactatgctttcgGCTTCTCACTCTAGGGttcggcaattttcgaatcgcccacccatttcatgccggaccaactccggtcctactcctaaacgccaacgtcaatctccagatgatgctccttcgttaccttcccattctactcggaaaagaccgacacttcatgcactccctctccacgctcagtttcggaccacacaatggactaaattctttactttaagaccgacttcttcttctgcctacctttctgaccatagtattggcaaagcgctcctgcgtcatgttggtagagatatttcatttcatgctctcaagagcagtatgcgcatcgtcactgtccagaatgctacccaagctcatgatctttctctcctttcgaatatcgatactactcctatcactattgaaaaacatctttctctcaattcttgtagtggtactgtcattctgccccataccatagtccaacagaatttccagtcatgtggcaatgacattcttgaacagctggaactccaggatctcccaatcctcaaagtagacacttatgtccttcctgcccgtgggcggagacgttacccttgcaatgtggctcgtttaacttttgacagccgagaactcccgtcctctgtatatgttgcgggtcatcggttacaagttcgaaaggtgatccctacaccgcaacagtgtagaacttgctggcgttttggtcacccagtaaaatattgcagatctatggccgaatgcccagtctgtggtgccgacaaccattctaatacatcttgcagtcaacctctatcttgccttaattgtaatgaggctcatccttcgtactctcgccgttgccaggtctacttgaatgagcgtgaaatccattgcctcaaagaagcagaaggtctcccttatgctatggcagttactcatctccgcctccaagggagactaccccgtgtttcttattctcgtgtttcaaaacgttccCCCACTCCTggagtcccatcttctgcagcctcctctgttgttacccctcccatagccactcagGCATCTAATcattttgctgtccttggctctgacgtcccgactacaactcagtctgttctcacatcttcacgtccttcctcacaagccccggtatcgacaagaccccgtacgacaccttctaccaatcgcccctctacttctcagaagtccaaaaaaaacCCAGTGCTCAAATCTtcgttgccccttccttcccttcttccacctccacactttacctttccagtctctgtacctagttcttcccctctatctggctctattacaagtgtggaggttcaccctcctcctcgtactatgccttccaccctcgtcccctcccaagtttctccctcttctgccacctcccaggtttctgcctcttctgtcccctcccacacttcttctccagtcccctacactctttcgtccccccctactttggtacagtccattactgccccaatctttact is from Cherax quadricarinatus isolate ZL_2023a chromosome 14, ASM3850222v1, whole genome shotgun sequence and encodes:
- the LOC138851030 gene encoding uncharacterized protein, producing the protein MPPVPLAGAVSSPASVTGASTDSFDLSELHSPLTMLSASHSRVRQFSNRPPISCRTNSGPTPKRQRQSPDDAPSLPSHSTRKRPTLHALPLHAQFRTTQWTKFFTLRPTSSSAYLSDHSIGKALLRHVGRDISFHALKSSMRIVTVQNATQAHDLSLLSNIDTTPITIEKHLSLNSCSGTVILPHTIVQQNFQSCGNDILEQLELQDLPILKVDTYVLPARGRRRYPCNVARLTFDSRELPSSVYVAGHRLQVRKVIPTPQQCRTCWRFGHPVKYCRSMAECPVCGADNHSNTSCSQPLSCLNCNEAHPSYSRRCQVYLNEREIHCLKEAEGLPYAMAVTHLRLQGRLPRVSYSRVSKRSPTPGVPSSAASSVVTPPIATQASNHFAVLGSDVPTTTQSVLTSSRPSSQAPVSTRPRTTPSTNRPSTSQKSKKNPVLKSSLPLPSLLPPPHFTFPVSVPSSSPLSGSITSVEVHPPPRTMPSTLVPSQVSPSSATSQVSASSVPSHTSSPVPYTLSSPPTLVQSITAPIFTHSPHPTSNIVSHTSLNSETLEAISEYIAETKPSMDTDPPPVPSLPSPPSPQLHSSQRSVPSLLERLPMPPHVDFSNPSSP